TCTGAAATGGATCATTGCGATAGACCTGCAGAAGGCAACGCATCAGGAATGGTTCCGGGCACTCTCCAATTACTTAAAGAAAACCTATGGAGTAGAAACAGACCAATCCGGTAAGGATGTTTCTCGCGCATGTTTCCTTCCACACGACAGTGGGGCATACATCAATCCCAAATACTTAAACCACCGGATAAAAAATAGTGAAAGCATTGAATCCGGTAATTAAATGACAAGACATGAAACAGACAAAGAATATATTTAATCCAAAGGAATGGCTGAACAGTGACATTCCTGAACAGCAGACGACAATACATCAGCAATCCAAAACAGGATCAAAATTTGATGAGGTGGAGGAGTTGGTAAAAATGATTGAAGACAAAAGAACAGATCTCACTTCCACTTATGAGGACTGGCGGAACATCGGTTTTGCCCTGGCTGAAGAATTTGGCGAGAATGGCAGGGATTTCTTCCTTCGCCTGGGCAGGTTCCATCCAAAATACAACGAAAGCGAAGCAAATAAACAGTTCAGCAGTTGCCTAAAATCGGGCGGAAGTGGCGTTTCACTGAAATCCCTTTTCTTTAGGGCAAAGAATGCCGGTATCAATATTTCCCTGAACAGAGTGGTTAAAGATTCCGCTAATGACCATAGCAGGAAAAATGGCGACATGAGCGGGGAGTTTACCGATGAGGTTGCAAAGTCCCTTCCGGTGCAGCTTCCAACTTTCCCCGAATCCTTGTTTCCGCAGCTTCCTGAATTCCTTAAAAAAGTGGTCGCGGTTTCCGCTTCAGATGAGGAACGGGATATACTACTGCTCGGCAGCATTACGGCAATAAGTGGATGCCTTCCGAAACTTTTCGGAATATACGACGGCAGGAAAGTACACCCCAATCTTTTCCTCTTTATCACCGCCCAGGCTTCAGCCGGAAAAGGTCGGCTCATTCACTGCAGGCAGTTGGTGAATCTAATCCATAAAGAATTACGGGATCAGGCAAAAATACTGAAGCAACGGTATGAAGTGGAAATGGCGCAGTACAATGCGGAGAAAGGAAAGAACGAGAATGCGGAGAAACCGGCAAAACCACCTGAAAGAATGCTCTTCATTCCGGCAAACAATTCCTCTACCGGTGCCTACCAGTTATTGGGAGATAGCGATGGAAGGGGGATCATATTTGAAACCGAAGGCGATACACTTGCTCAGGCCTTCAAAAGCGATTATGGCAATTACAGCGATGGATTCCGCAAGGCGTTTCACCACGAGACCATTTCCTATTACCGCCGCACAGACCGCGAGTATGTGGATATCGATAATCCATGTTTGTCCACAGTCTTGTCGGGAACGCCCCAGCAGATCGCGGCCCTGATTCCCAGTGCGGAAAATGGGTTGTTCTCCAGGTTTATGTTTTATTCGATGAATGTGCGCCCGGTCTGGAAGAATGTTTTTGAATCTGCTACCGACAATGGTTTGGAAGCTTACTTTGATGATTTGGGATTCGATTTCTACAACTTGTATGGAATGCTGCTGAAACAGCCGGAAATACAATTTACTTTAACCACAGAGCAACAGATCAGATTCAATCACGAGTTCACCGAAATACAGAAAATGTACACCAGTCTGAAGGGTTTGGATTACATGGCATCCGTGCGCAGGTTAGGTCTCATAGCCTTCAGGATCTGCATGATACTTTCCGTATTGCGGATTATGGAAACCGGTGAGGTGCAGGAAAAGATGATATGCGGGGAAAAGGATTTCAACACAGCTTTGGCGTTGATAAAAGTGCTGGTAAAACATTCCGCGAAGGTATTCAGTGACCTACCTCAGGAAACAAAAGCACCGAAGCGCATGAACCGGAAGGAAAGGTTCCTGGGTGACTTGCCCCGCAACTTCAGCAGACAGAAATATCTCGAAGTGGCAGCGCAGCATGGAATTCCCGGCAAAACCGCGGAAGGCTATATTGCTACATTTAAGAAAGACGGTTTACTTCATCACGAGGGGCAGGATGATTATATAAATCTGACAGTTGAGGAAGTCAAGGAAAGCGAGGAAACTGGGGACGGTTAATTCTCAGTTTCCTTTAAATCCTTAACTCCTTAAGCTAAAAAATATTCGTATAAAATCCTGAATTACTTTGTTCACTATAATGAACATACCGATATTTAATGTATATTTACGCTTATTAAAATTTAGCGTTATGTTACCTAAAAAAGAAGGTCAGATCGTGAGATTCCATACTCCGCTGGCAGATGAAGACCCGGATCAGATTTATGTGGTGTTGGAATTAAAGGAAGATCGAGAGAGGTCCAGGGCAGATATTCAGGCTCTGGGAACCGGATGGGAATTTCCTCCTATTAGTACCGTACTGCTTTCAGATCTGGAAGTCGTGGAAGTCGGAACTTCGGATTTGATTGGTCATCAGGTGACCATCAATAAACCGGATTACTCACAGATAGAAGGCAATGTAGTTAGTGTAAGCGAACAGAAGATTGATTTGGATCTTTCAAAAGGGGTTAAGGGTGTAGAAACCAATGTCTGGCTAACTGTACTGGATAAAAATGGGGTAGAACACCGGGGGACACTGTATGTTACTCCTTAGTTTCTGCATGAATACAAACTTTAAATGAGGCAGTCATGAATACATATCTAACTGAAAAAGAAAAACTGAACCATCCTTACTACAGGATCATGGACCTGAAGGGTGAGGAATTATACGAAAAGCTCAATTCATGGTCCAGACTTGAACTGATAGACTGGCTGTGCTGGAACGACCGCAATGGGGTATATACCGATGAGGATTCCTTACGGGAATTTGGTAATGTACTGACAAAGGAGCGGGCAATTGAGATTATTACAGAAATGATTACGGAAAATTAGAAAATGACAGATAAAAATAACGACTTACAGATAAATATAAAAGAAACTAATAACATAGAAAACCGTACAGAAATTGGTAAAACTATTCGCGAAATCAGAGAAAAAAGAGGATTAAGCCAGGAACAGTTAGCTGATAAAATGAATATCAGTCGGTCTACGATTTCCAAAATAGAAAGTGGCAAATTTAACTGTAGTATTGATTATCTTTCCAAATTTGCTACAACACTTGGTTTCGATCTAAAAATATCCGACCGTGCAACAGTTGATGTTACACCTATCAAACAGAATATTTCGATTGAGGAAGTTGATGATAAGAGGTATATGATTAGAATGTTCGAACCTGATGCAGAAACAGAAGCAATCATAACTCACTACTATCATAATAAAGATTCTGATTTAGGTGATGTTTATAGAAAAAATGCGGTTAAATACATTCAGAACATTTTACAAAATAAATGTCCTGAAGAGGACATTACCTATAAGATTGCAGAGGAGGCGTTGCAGTACGGCCTATTTGATTATTTTCAAATACCCTTTCCTCCAGTAAATAATCCAAC
The window above is part of the Kaistella faecalis genome. Proteins encoded here:
- a CDS encoding DUF3987 domain-containing protein — encoded protein: MKQTKNIFNPKEWLNSDIPEQQTTIHQQSKTGSKFDEVEELVKMIEDKRTDLTSTYEDWRNIGFALAEEFGENGRDFFLRLGRFHPKYNESEANKQFSSCLKSGGSGVSLKSLFFRAKNAGINISLNRVVKDSANDHSRKNGDMSGEFTDEVAKSLPVQLPTFPESLFPQLPEFLKKVVAVSASDEERDILLLGSITAISGCLPKLFGIYDGRKVHPNLFLFITAQASAGKGRLIHCRQLVNLIHKELRDQAKILKQRYEVEMAQYNAEKGKNENAEKPAKPPERMLFIPANNSSTGAYQLLGDSDGRGIIFETEGDTLAQAFKSDYGNYSDGFRKAFHHETISYYRRTDREYVDIDNPCLSTVLSGTPQQIAALIPSAENGLFSRFMFYSMNVRPVWKNVFESATDNGLEAYFDDLGFDFYNLYGMLLKQPEIQFTLTTEQQIRFNHEFTEIQKMYTSLKGLDYMASVRRLGLIAFRICMILSVLRIMETGEVQEKMICGEKDFNTALALIKVLVKHSAKVFSDLPQETKAPKRMNRKERFLGDLPRNFSRQKYLEVAAQHGIPGKTAEGYIATFKKDGLLHHEGQDDYINLTVEEVKESEETGDG